In the Urocitellus parryii isolate mUroPar1 chromosome 1, mUroPar1.hap1, whole genome shotgun sequence genome, TGTAAACTATTGATTTGCAGTTAGAGTTCTCTCTGTGTAAGTGAGCACATGATCCCCAGTGAGCATTTGACACATTGTCACACCTTAATGTCTCTGCTCCATCGCACTCTTGTAGAACCACTGGCACCACACTTCACAAAACCTCCATGTGAaggaatgtgtttttattttttaaaagtaaggacTTTATTTAGGAACTCCTACAAATCTATAATAACAGTGAAGGTTTTTACACTACTCTTGTCCCAagactttataaatatataatgttgaGCAGATGTTTCCATATTTATCCTGTATTTGGCTGGAGAAGCCTGTTGGAATGGCTAGTTTTAACTCCGTTATTTATTAAATGGTGCAAAATGTTTTAGGCGTTCTTTATATGCTTGGCACTAACTGATGTTTctcatttaaaatcaattttttactCTTAAGTAAGTGATACTGTGGCATCAAGCCACCATAGGTGTGAACTTAGTGTACTTGTGTGGAATACTTCTTAAGAGTACTAATTTTATTTATGCCtaataaaacaacataaaagagTTGCATATGAGAGTATAAACAGTTAAAGATCTGCATATTTTTGAAAATCCAGTTAAAATTCATAAAGTTGTACAGAATACTTACCATTAAGTCTGGCTTTACTCAACTATATTAAAATACTGCTAGACAACGAGAAATTACTTATTTAGTGATTAAATAGttgatgtgatattttaaaagattcatttgtgcaaaggacatttaaaatgtattgtttcacatagttcaaacattttcttcacattctttttttcatattttttactggtgcattatagttgtacatagtggtGGGATTTGTTACAAATGCACACAACATAGGAAtttaatttggccagtatcattttCCATTGTTACCgatttctctcccctcctccctccccatggttccttccttctcctctactGATttacctttgattttcatgattcGCATTCTTTTTTGTAACACAAAAGTCTGCCTTCAATGCAAACTGTATTAAGGTGTCattatctgaaaattttaatCTGTCATCTTTTAAAGCATATACACACTGGGTGCTTAAGATCTAAATAACAACTTTAACGGTTTAATACTGaacaaatttcttctttttttctattattttttatttgttatttttagatacacatgacagtagaatgtattttgacatattatgcatacatggagtataaattattctaattaggatccaattcttatggttgaacatgatgtggagttacactggccatgtattcatatatgagcatggaaaagttatgtctgattcattctaccatctttcttattccaatttccccttccttcccctcattcccttttgtctaatccaatgaacttctattcttccctcctcctctcctttttaattgtatttttaagaaaatccgatgatttaatcattttcttGAATTTGGTAATTAGGTATAGCTGTGATAGCTATCCAGAAAGAGcctgtattcattttatatttttatagtacatTGGAGTCAGGCATTGATCTCACTTACCTACATTACAGagatattttctcattcatttgaaTACCCATATGCCTTAGCTTACATAGTTAAAAGTTGAATGTATAAGGTGGAATGGatggaaataaacaaaatgagcTGTAGTGTGTGAAAAATAAGTAGGAAGGACATATAGATAGGGTAAGAATAATGCAAACCTACACAAATAGCATTTTAATGAGACAATTTAGTGAAGATGTGGTAGGATACAgaaagaacttttcttttttgtttttattttaatgaaagagaaaagtaaatataGTATATGTCTTTTATTACATGAAAGTcctttggtctttggtttttttaatttaaagaaatttaataaacttCCATAGAGTTTCCATTGAGAATTCATATAGTATCTACTTATCAATCTTGATGCATAATCTTGATGCACAGCCATATGATTCTGATCTCTCctgaatagaatttttttccttttctgatttaaCAGTAAATGCTAGATATTGAGGCCTCCAAGCATGGAGAGGAACTGCCTCTTTTCTTGCAATAGGAACATACCATGGAGGGGAACTGCCTCTTTTCTTGGAACAGGAACATACCAGGAGAAAACAGTGTTTTCCCCCCTTAAAGATGGCAAATTGGGGAGGCAGAATAGGTTCCATGATAATCGTTCCTTCTGTGTATATCTCAACTTCAGCCTAAGCCTGTGTGGCATGGATTGGGGCTAAACCAAAAACTAATTCTGCAGGAATGTTTCTTCATGCAGGATAGTAAGGCACTGTGTGGTCCTTTATCTTTGTCCTGGCTTGGTGCATCAGAGGCACCTCTGTGTACTGCTGTGTAACCAGACATAGGGTAGCTGTAATGGTAGAACCACTCTCCTAGGAGAGTTGAATACCACGATGATGAGAGTGTGGAGCTTTGCTGGTCTATTTCTGGTGGCGGAGAAGCCCATTGACATTAGTGGTTGGTACCATTTGGCAATTGACAATCCAGGGAATGTTCTGATGATATGTATTATTTGAAGTATGCtacttataatatttatatgtgaCTCCTGAACTTTCTTCAGAGAGAATACTAATAACAAGAGCTAAATTGACCTAACTCAGGTCACATCCCCTGAAGGATAAAGGTGTACAGGGATGGAAGACTCTTCCTTCCTGGTCCTTCCAGTGAACACTCCTTGCCAAGGCCCTGCCACTCAGGGCTTCCTGAGGTGTGGCTAGGCTCCTGTCCTACTGCCACAGTGGGTAGGGGGTGTCcattgctcttttatttttctagaaacaattttctttcagaCAGATTATGAAGAGGCAGAAGGAATCTTCTCATCTTCTTATTGAATAGAGTGTGTAAGCATCCCCTGCCATATAGAACAATGATCAATCACTTTTTGTATATGGTCTGGTGAAAtggtcttaatttttaattttttttgtagttcacACAAAGATAAATTGTTACATTGCAAAATTACCTTGCAAATGTGattccttattttgttttaaggACTTTGTTGCCTTTGTTAAACACGTTGAAGAGTTTGTGTAACCTGTTTCTGTAACTTGAGATTTATCTTTCTTATTGTTAATACAAAGCTGCAAATTTGAAGACTGAGAACCTGTAGAAGGATGATTGCACTTAATGTGAGAACATTCGAATCCTTCTTTGTGTCTATGAATGTGATCAGCCTTTGCTATCGATTTCTTCTGTCATGCACTGCCAAAGCTTCTATTTAAGTATTGTgaaaactctttgtttttttcaggTCGAATGAGTGATTTGAGTGTAATTGGTCATCCAATAGATTCAGAATCTAAAGAAGATGAACCTTGTAGTGAAGAAACAGATCCAGTGCATGAACTAATTGCTGAAATTTTACCTGATTTacctgaaatatttgaaatagaaatataccacagtgaaaatgaaggggaaaatgaAGACTGTGAAAATGCTACTGATGTAACCACCACACCTTCTGTGCAGTACATTAATGGGAAGCACCTAGTCACCACTGTGCCCAAGGACCCCGAAGCTGCAGAAGCTAGGCGTGGCCAGTTTGAAAGTGTTGCACCTTCTCAAAATTTCTCAGAGAGCTCTGAAAGTGATACCCAACAATTTGAAGTAGCAGAGACAGAATTGTCTACTGTTGTGCAACCTAATGAATCTAAAGAAACCACTGAATTTCTGGAAATTACATGGAAACCTGACACTTACCCTGAAACACCAGAACAATTTTCAGGTGGTGAGCCTGATATGTTCCCCACAGCCGCATCCCATGAAGGAAAAACCACAGAAGGGGCAGAGTTAATTACAGAGAGAGGTCCTAAACTTGAAAATCTGATGCATGAGCATCCTGAACCTGTATCTCCCTTTTCTGAAGAGTCTTCAGGAGAGTCTGCCATTGACCAAGTATCTCAGAAAATGATCTTTTCAAGGGCCACACAGGTAACTTTAGGTGAAGAGGTGGAAAAAAGTACTTCTGTCACATATACTCCCAGGATGGATCCAAGTTCTGCGGCAATAAATGTTTCAGAGAAAGAATCAGTTACCCTAGCAGAAAATCCACGGCCTGATGGACTTTTCTCTACAATGGAAAGCTGGATAGAAATAACTCCTAGACAAATTGTGGAGCTCTCAGGAAGTTCTGCAATTCCAATCCTGGAAAGCTCTGGGGAAGTGGAAGATTTTAAAGATAACATGTTGAACATGGTAACTGATTTATCAAAAAATACCACAGATACACTCTTTACTTTAGACACTGGCAAGATAATGATCACAGAAAATCTTTTTGATGTTCCTGCGACCACCATTGACACAGTTTCTGAAGAACCTTCCGTAGAAGTCATGCCTACAAAATTCATAAGTGAAACAGAAAATTCCAAGTGGGTTTTCAGTACATCCcttgagggaaaggaaaggaaggaggaggaggagggaacaaCAGGTACAACATCTACCTTTGAGGTAGAGTCACTGACACAGAGAGCAGATCAATTAATTTTACACCCTGAATTAGGAAGTTCAAATGAACCTACATCTACTGATAAAGCTACCAGGAAAAGTTTGATATCCTCGCCAACGCCCACACAATTTTCAGATGAAATGACAAGTTCTACGCTTGTCTTTACAGAGACAAATGTTTTAGTCAACTCGGGGGCACAGCCCTTTGAACACAGCAGTACTAGCCAACCAGGGGACCCAGAAAGGCTGACCACTCTTTCAGGTggccctgtctctctctctattgAGCAGGGCTCTGGAGAAGCTGCTGCTGACCCAGAAACCACaactgtttcttcattttctttaaatttagaacCAGAAATTCAAACCGAAAAGGAAGCTGGCACTTCGTCTCCCCATGTGGAAACAACATTCTCCTCTGAGCCTACAGGACCATTTTTGAGTACTGTAATTGACAGaaaagtcactgaaattataAGCCAAACATccaaggaaaaattaatttcagagGTACCAGGAGAACCAAATTATGGGGCAGAAATAAGGGTCATTCCTACAGGTTTTCCTTTGGAAGAAGATTTCAGTGGTGACTTAATGGAATACTCAACAGTATCTCATCCcataacaaaagaagaaacagtgATGATGGAAGGCTCTGCGGATGAAGCATTTAGGAATACCCAGATTTTATTACCTACCAAACCTACTTCAGATCACAGCAATCACATGCCTAACTCAGAAGCACCCAGTAGCACCATGGTCAGCACATCAGCTTTCCCCTGGGAAGAGTTTACAGCTTCTGCTGAGGGTTCAGGTGAGCAACAGGTCACAGTCAGCAGCTCTGTTGACCTAGTGCTTCCCACAGTTGTGGAAAACATTTTGGATACAGAGTCTCCATTTATTAACCCAGGATTCAGAGAAACGGATGCTATTGATGAAGTGGATAAAAGATCCACAATTTTGCCAACAGCAGAAGCTGAAAGTACTGCAGATCCAACAGGAAAGGGGGAAGTAAAGGTCAATGGCACAGCTTCAATGGACTTTCTGCAAACGATGGAGCCAGCCAGATTATGGTCCAGGCAAAACACCAACCCTGTGAGTCAAGGGATTGAGAGTGAAGCAGAATCAGAGGAAAAGAGTCAAGAACACAAATCTTTAGAATCCTCCCAAAGCTCTCTTGGACCAGAACAAACAACTTTTGATTCACAAACACTTACCGAAATTGAACTCCAGACTACAGATTATCCTACAAAGAAAACTTACAGTGCTGATAAGCAAATTGGCGTTTCCTTGGTTCACATGTCTACTCCAGATCCAGATGTAAAAAGCCTAGAGTCATATACCTCTCTCCCTGAGCCAACTGCAGAGTCACATTTCTTCTTAACTACTGCCTTAGTGACTGAATCTATACCGGCTGAAAATGCAGTCACAAACTTATCAACTAAAGATGAAGAAAGTATAAAGCTCTTTCCCAAAGGTATGAGACCAACAATTCAAGAGTTGGATACTGATCTCTTATCCTCTGGTCTGGGATCAGGAGAAGAAGTTTTGCCTACTCTGCCTACAGTGTCAGTAAAATTTTCTGAAGTGGAACAAATTATTAGCACAGTATATCCCCACACTTCTCAAGTGGCAAGTTTAGAAACAAGTATCTTCAGCGATGGAACTAAAGATGATGAGAGAGTGGAAAATGTGGTGAGTGAAGTTGGACCCCTCATTTCCAAAACAGATGAAGTCTCCAAAAGTAGTGAAGGGGCACCCAATACAACCTTAACAGAAGTCTCAGGCAACACTGGAGCAGCAGGACCCACCACGGCACCTAGCTCTGTCTCCACAGACATTGAACATCCTCAAAGTCAGACCCTCAAATGGGAAGAAGAAATGCAGACTAGTAGACCACAAACTGTAACACAGCAACTCTCCAGTGAGTATTCTTCAACggcagaaaataaagaaacagcaAATGCTCCCACTGGTTTTCTTGAAATGGCCCAAGAATTTGTTACACCAGCACCAAAGCTGTCTGAGTTGTTTGATGAAAATTCTGGAGAAGGATCTGGGGAAGTGGATCTCTCTAATTCAATCCACGCTGCTGGAACTACTGAGGCAACGGGGCCAAGAAGCACCACATATGTTTTTGATAGCTTTCTGGAGAAGCATTCTGAAGTGCCAAGTGCTGAAGCTGTAGCTGCTGATGGATCCCCAGCGGTTTCTGTGGTGCTGCCTCTTCGTTCAGAGCAGAATGAAACCTCCCCTGAGACAAGGAGCACCCCGTCAGGCATGGTGTCCCATGAGGCACCCACAGAAAGTGTCTCCGGTAGTTTCCAAGATCATTTCATAGGATTCGAGGATGCCACCTTAAAACCTACCCGGAGAAAAGCCACCGAAAATATTATCCTTGATCTAGACAAAGAGGATAAGGATTTAATATTGACAATTACTGAGAGCACCATTCTTGAAATTCTTCCTGAACTGACATCAGATAAAAATACTATCATAGATATCGATCACACTAAGCCTGTATATGAAGATATCCTTGGAATGCAAACAGACATAGAACCAGAGGTGCCATCAGAACCACGTGGCAGTAATGAAGAAGGCATCCGGGTTCAAGAGCTGGATGTGGCAGCTGCCAACCGTTCTTTAGCTGAGGAGCCATTTGAGAGCTCTGGTGATACTCTTCTGGCTAGTAATACTCAGGCAACATATCACGAATCAATGACTCCTGATACTGGAAACCAATTAGATCACATGGGCTTTAACTTTGCCACTGGGATCCCTATCCCTACCACAGAAACGGAATTAGATATTTTCCTTCCCACAGAAACTTCTCTGCCCATTCCTAGAAGTTCTGCCACAGTTAATCCAGAGATGGAAGAACTGAAAATTGAAGCAAAACCTCTGGATGACATATTTGAATCAAGCACTTTGTCTGACAGTCAAGCTATTGCAGACCAAAGTGAAATGATATCAACGTTGGGTCATTTGGACAAGACACAGGAAgagtatgaagaaaagaaatatatgagtCCTTCTTTTCAGCCAGAATTCTCTTCAGGGGCTGAGGAAACATTGATAGATCCCACTCCTTATGTAAGTATTGGTAATATCCTCCTTACAGCTCAGAGTTTAACAGAAGCCCCTGAGGTGTTGGAGGGGTCCAGTCCCTCTTATTACACTGATACAACATTAGCAGGTTCAGCATTTGCAAAGTTGTCTTCTCAGACATCATCCTCTCCATTCCCTGCCTACTCAGGCGGAGAAACCTATGAACACACAGAGGTTCCCCAGCCAAGTGCTCTGCCAGGTACAGCTGCTGGCCCATCTCAGAGGTCTACAGAGGATTCTCTCCAGGAAGTTCATGCGGATATTGAAGCAACTGTCAAGGCATCCAATGATGAATACTTTCAGGTAACCCATCCTCCATCCTCATCTCCTGACCCAGCATTAGAACCTTTGGAGGAAGCAAGTAAATCTAATTTATTGGAAGAAAAGGAAGCTTCTCCCACACAACTAATTGCCGAGGAAGGCACTGAGACTTCCCAAGATTTCCAAAACAAAGCCAATGACCAGTTTTCTGGAGAAATAGTTGAGGTGTTTCCCAGTGTGGGGGAACCTGAGGCTGGAACTATTATTACAGCTGCCAGCGAAATTCAGTTAGAAGGTGCTGCACCATGGCCACATTCTACTTCTGCTTCTGCAACTTCCAGGGTTGAGGCAAGTGTGGTGCCTCAGCCCAGCCCACAGACTTTGGAGAGGCCCACAATTCCTTCTTCTTTGGAAATAAACCCTGAAACACAGTCAGCTTTCCCCGGAAGGGAGGGTCCCACAGTAGCAGTATCAGAAAAGCAACTATCGGTGAGAACTCTTGATTCCAATCAGGCAACAGTAAGCACTGTGGAGTTAAATACTGAGCTTGCAACGCCACCATTTTCCCTTCTGGAAACTTCTAATGAAACTGCTTTGTTGATTGGCATTAATGAAGAGTCAGTGGAAGGCACAGCAGTCTTTTTACCAGGTAAGATCACAACATTGACAAATCTGCTTCCAAATCTGGAAACAGTCCCTTGGTTCTaagatgtatatgtatatcatttCTATTGGGATGTTAAATTAGGGGTGTTTTCTTGCACTGTTGATGTAACAGCAGGCCATGCCACAGTATTGAGCTCATACAATGGAAGCTCATACAATGAGATACAATGGAAGTAAGTATAGAGTCTTGCTGGGGCTTTACAGATATACTTTGtgcttttctgtgttttaaaaacatagttgtaacatggataaaatgaaataatgttataaaaaaaCTCAATGTGTATTTACTCACAACTATTGCTTTTTTATAGGTCCTATAGCTATATACCctagttttaaaaacagaaaaaaagatgccCCATATCTTTTTTAACTATCTCACTGATGTATACTATATGCTAATTATCAAAATCAGTCAGGCTTTTAACATTTGAGAGTAGTAACTAGCTCtaataaatatttcacagtttgCTCGATGTCAGTTATAAGTTCATACATCAATGTAATTTCCCTGATGGAGGTAGTCTACATAATGCTTCTAATAGTGCCGAGCCATAGTGGATATGTATTTAGTGTATATTCATGTTCTGCCTGTTAAGAGATTTCTGTTTATTAACTGAATATACCAAAAACATGAATTTAATACTACATCCTATAGATCACTTTGTTTGATGTTACCAAAAAAGTTTTAAGGCACTTATTATCTCCATTGAAAGAGTAGGTCATGGAGATGGTCAGCAGCTTGCCCATGTTGCACAGCCACATCGTGGCAGAATAGAATTTGAATTCATCAGCCCCATTCTAAAATCCACGTTCTTTTTATTGCCCTCTGCTTATTTCCATTTTAGTACAAAAGTGAAGAATTGATGTTTAATGATATGTAAACTAGAAATCTTTGAGCATTACttagtataatttattttcttcttaatctaGGCTGAGAATCTTGAGTAGTCAGCTTTTTCCTAGAATGctattatttaaataacaatgTCCATCAACCCCATAAGTAACCACACCAGTTAGCTGCTACCTAAACAAAGACCAAAGGCTGTACTTGTGTTggttgaaaataaatgtttaattttaatgaatatgaTATATGTCATAACTATTGCTAGAATTATTCTTCTGATATATATCGGTATTATTTTTTGTGTCACTAATGCTTTATCTTGTGCTTTAGAAAGAGTAAAGTAGAAAGTGcaattttttcataaatgttttggAGTCTTTCtcgaataaaattgatcaaaggTGGCTGACATTGAATTTTTTGCTGTCCCTGTATATTTAATCTGTAACCTATAATTTAATAATCtggccaacttttattttttgcaatttatTTGAAACATCTGGTTGTTAAAATATGGTGTAGAGATAATTGACAATAACTGTATAAATATATGGAGAGTTGAGTTTGATAAATGAGTGAGAAATGTGTATCAGTTATCTAGTACACAAAACTTACTGAGAATTGAAGTTTGCGCCTTCATTGCAAAACAAAATTAGTCACTTCAGTTTAATTCAGTCAACAGTGGCTCACATGGAATTGCTTGGTCTTTCTGTTGAAGATTCAACTTTCAGAGGCTAATATGaactatttaggaaaaaattaaattcctgAAAGTCAGACTTTTCTCCTAATGCAAACTTCTTCAAGTTCACAGAAAGACCAACTTTCTCACCAACTCTTTGACTCATGGTCTCAGCATGGTGTTTCATGTTATGGTGGGAGAAGTAGGCCTCTGAATTTGTGAGCTCAATTCAGTCTTACACATAGGTTTTATTTGATTGTACACAAGTGTAAATATGTCACTGGCTGAGGCAGTGTCATCAAGGC is a window encoding:
- the Vcan gene encoding versican core protein isoform X1, whose amino-acid sequence is MLINIKSILWMCSTLIVTHAMHKVKMEKSPPVKGSLSGKVSLPCHFSTMPTLPPNYNTSEFLRIKWSKIEVDKNGKDLKETTVLVAQNGNIKLGQGYKGRVSVPTHPEAVGDASLTMVKLRASDAGLYRCDVMYGIEDTQDTVSLTVDGVVFHYRASTSRYTLNFETAQKACLDIGAVIATPEQLFAAYEDGFEQCDAGWLSDQTVRYPIRTPREGCYGDMMGKEGVRTYGFRSPQETYDVYCYVDHLDGDVFHITAPNKFTFEEAEEECENQDARLATVGELQAAWRNGFDQCDYGWLSDASVRHPVTVARAQCGGGLLGVRTLYRFENQTGFPPPDSRFDAYCFKPKQNITESTTVELNILAETTSPSLSKEPQMVLDRTTPIIPLVTTLPIITKKFPPIGNMVNFEQKATTQSQAITDRLATVSHTSVGSSEKPWDMDYYSPSASGPLEKPDISEIKEGMLQSTTVVFQHATDSWDGIMEDTETKESVTQIEQIEVGPLVTSMEISKHTPSKESFVTKTPFVSTEMTSESKTEEKTISTTPDLVSTSHSEFTLGKEDSEDRILTARSDQGTLVLSQIPEVITVSKTSEDTTHSQLEDLESISASTTVSPIMMPDNDGSSIDSWEEKQTNGRITEDIFSPSSSTTPFPSQHITEVELFPYSGDKILVEGISTVIYPSPQTEMTQGRERTETPRPEMGTGPHTDVGIQEKFTKDPFIGKTEEEDFSEMKRSTSPSDQIHFTQSTMEMTTSFDSPSWTTMKPTVKPTEAKDVEEDSGTALVGLGTDGYQGTAKSEEDITTVHSTHSTLSVEVVTVSKWSWDEDNATSKPLESTEHAHSPEFPPVLLTTMGTNGKDQEIPSFTQDGGDEFTLIPDSAQKPLEKLTDHGKFTVKFQPTTSISIAEKSTSRPSTTEERVPPTTSTEEQVHATTEGSAMDEEEDIDISKPEPTVSPFAYTSDVEGVTFVNYSSTQEPTTYVDISYTIPLSVIPKTEWGVLVPPAPSEGEVLREPSQDIRVIEHIHPEATVSPETLRTTEISQGTSQEEFPWDEPTSGKPVPALSSTVGPPQEATTSLDEEGDGSAFTVSEDILGTGFTRVPILETTPFGKIESYPPGAVTEHKAEKDEMVTLIPSVRPKEFLTPEPEEKYEAEGSSTTEFVSPLSPLSTRVTQFVEEATTEKREKTSLDYIDIGSGLFEKPKATDLAEFSTVKATIPSDIPIAFSPVDRLHTIPAFKPSTAFTEKPLLIDRDLGEKTTRDMVLIAQSTSHVPPTTLVDIVTKETETDIDREYFTTSSISATQPTRPPTVEGKEAFRPQAFSTPHPPEGTKFHPDVNVYIIEVRENKTGRMSDLSVIGHPIDSESKEDEPCSEETDPVHELIAEILPDLPEIFEIEIYHSENEGENEDCENATDVTTTPSVQYINGKHLVTTVPKDPEAAEARRGQFESVAPSQNFSESSESDTQQFEVAETELSTVVQPNESKETTEFLEITWKPDTYPETPEQFSGGEPDMFPTAASHEGKTTEGAELITERGPKLENLMHEHPEPVSPFSEESSGESAIDQVSQKMIFSRATQVTLGEEVEKSTSVTYTPRMDPSSAAINVSEKESVTLAENPRPDGLFSTMESWIEITPRQIVELSGSSAIPILESSGEVEDFKDNMLNMVTDLSKNTTDTLFTLDTGKIMITENLFDVPATTIDTVSEEPSVEVMPTKFISETENSKWVFSTSLEGKERKEEEEGTTGTTSTFEVESLTQRADQLILHPELGSSNEPTSTDKATRKSLISSPTPTQFSDEMTSSTLVFTETNVLVNSGAQPFEHSSTSQPGDPERLTTLSGGPVSLSIEQGSGEAAADPETTTVSSFSLNLEPEIQTEKEAGTSSPHVETTFSSEPTGPFLSTVIDRKVTEIISQTSKEKLISEVPGEPNYGAEIRVIPTGFPLEEDFSGDLMEYSTVSHPITKEETVMMEGSADEAFRNTQILLPTKPTSDHSNHMPNSEAPSSTMVSTSAFPWEEFTASAEGSGEQQVTVSSSVDLVLPTVVENILDTESPFINPGFRETDAIDEVDKRSTILPTAEAESTADPTGKGEVKVNGTASMDFLQTMEPARLWSRQNTNPVSQGIESEAESEEKSQEHKSLESSQSSLGPEQTTFDSQTLTEIELQTTDYPTKKTYSADKQIGVSLVHMSTPDPDVKSLESYTSLPEPTAESHFFLTTALVTESIPAENAVTNLSTKDEESIKLFPKGMRPTIQELDTDLLSSGLGSGEEVLPTLPTVSVKFSEVEQIISTVYPHTSQVASLETSIFSDGTKDDERVENVVSEVGPLISKTDEVSKSSEGAPNTTLTEVSGNTGAAGPTTAPSSVSTDIEHPQSQTLKWEEEMQTSRPQTVTQQLSSEYSSTAENKETANAPTGFLEMAQEFVTPAPKLSELFDENSGEGSGEVDLSNSIHAAGTTEATGPRSTTYVFDSFLEKHSEVPSAEAVAADGSPAVSVVLPLRSEQNETSPETRSTPSGMVSHEAPTESVSGSFQDHFIGFEDATLKPTRRKATENIILDLDKEDKDLILTITESTILEILPELTSDKNTIIDIDHTKPVYEDILGMQTDIEPEVPSEPRGSNEEGIRVQELDVAAANRSLAEEPFESSGDTLLASNTQATYHESMTPDTGNQLDHMGFNFATGIPIPTTETELDIFLPTETSLPIPRSSATVNPEMEELKIEAKPLDDIFESSTLSDSQAIADQSEMISTLGHLDKTQEEYEEKKYMSPSFQPEFSSGAEETLIDPTPYVSIGNILLTAQSLTEAPEVLEGSSPSYYTDTTLAGSAFAKLSSQTSSSPFPAYSGGETYEHTEVPQPSALPGTAAGPSQRSTEDSLQEVHADIEATVKASNDEYFQVTHPPSSSPDPALEPLEEASKSNLLEEKEASPTQLIAEEGTETSQDFQNKANDQFSGEIVEVFPSVGEPEAGTIITAASEIQLEGAAPWPHSTSASATSRVEASVVPQPSPQTLERPTIPSSLEINPETQSAFPGREGPTVAVSEKQLSVRTLDSNQATVSTVELNTELATPPFSLLETSNETALLIGINEESVEGTAVFLPGTDRCKTNPCLNGGTCYPTETAYVCTCVPGYSGDQCELDFDECHSNPCRNGATCVDGFNTFRCLCLPSYVGALCEQDTETCDYGWHKFQGQCYKYFAHRRTWDAAERECRLQGAHLTSILSHEEQMFVNRVGHDYQWIGLNDKMFEHDFRWTDGSALQYENWRPNQPDSFFSAGEDCVVIIWHENGQWNDVPCNYHLTYTCKKGTVACGQPPVVENAKTFGKMKPRYEINSLIRYHCKDGFIQRHLPTIRCLGNGKWAMPKITCMNPSAYQRTYSKKYFKNSSSAKDNSVNTSKHDHRWSRRWQESRR